Proteins encoded by one window of Rattus rattus isolate New Zealand chromosome 10, Rrattus_CSIRO_v1, whole genome shotgun sequence:
- the LOC116911724 gene encoding 60S ribosomal protein L29-like — translation MAKSKNPTTHNQSHKWHRNGIKKLRSQRYGSLKGVDPKFLRNMCFAKKHNKKDLKEMQASNAKAVSARAEAIKALVKRQTIKPKVPKAPSRKLSRLAFTAHPKLGKKIRSYMAKGRRLCQPKPKAQTKAEAKAPAQAPRGAQAPVKAP, via the coding sequence atggccaagtccaagaaccccaccacacacaaccagtcccacaaatggcacagaaatggcatcaagaaactcCGGTCACAAAGATACGGATCTCTTAAGGGGGTCGaccccaagtttctgaggaatatgtgctttgccaagaagcacaacaagaaAGACCTGAAGGAGATGCAGGCCAGCAATGCCAAGGCAGTGAGTGCACgagcagaggccatcaaggccctCGTGAAGCGTCAGACCATCAAGCCCAAGGTGCCAAAGGCCCCCAGCCGCAAACTCAGCCGTCTGGCTTTCACCGCTCACCCCAAACTTGGGAAGAAGATTCGAAGTTACATGGCCAAGGGtcgtaggctctgccaaccaaagcccaaggctcaaaccaaggcagaggccaaagctccagcccaggctcccaggggtgcccaggcccctgtgaaggccccatag